Genomic DNA from Lactuca sativa cultivar Salinas chromosome 8, Lsat_Salinas_v11, whole genome shotgun sequence:
aataattatttatatgtgtattgttatgtgtgtgtatatatatatatatatatatatatatatatatatatatatatatataaaaggaaatCATACTAAAGGAAAAATTAAGGTTAAACAAAATAGTTGGTAAATGAGTATCATTATTCATCATTTAGATGATTAAGTTCAGCTAACTTCGGGACTATAACTGTTAATCTTAAGTGATCGTTAAcgatatgtatatatttatacggGGTTGACTCCCCCACCTGCGGGTGCTAGCTACAACCCCGACATGCAAAACTTTATAGTCTTTCGACGTCTAATGAAGCATCGTGGTGGGGCAAATATCAAGTCAATAGCTCGATTATAGGAACTCAATGTAACATTGTCCATcaaccttaattaattaaataaactataTAGAGGAAAATGCCTTGAAAGTAGTCATAGTATGAAAAGGATAAGGAAAAGGATAAAAATCTATAAAAGGAAAAGTTATATGATAAGTACGAACGAAGTAATTTATCCTAGGAAAATAAGATATAAAGAATATGAATCTTTTAAAATATGAAATGATAAAACTATTCTAAAAGTATAAAGCCATAAagacctgtgaactcaccaatattatgttgacgttttcaaaacccATGTATTCTCAAGAAAAGGAGTATCGGAGGCAGTGTAGTGTTGAAGGAAGTCAACAAGTGACTGCTGTAAATATTCTTTGTTTAGTTTATGATTAGGAAGTTTGTTTGGCAGTCAAACAATGTAACATATTgttattaataaataaagaaatatTTGGGTTATATTTGTGTGTATTGTTCAATATACATGCCTCCAAGATCCAACATCCTAACGTCGCATGACCCGACGCTTTTGCCGTTGGCGgggagtgtgacagattggtataaggGCTACAGGTTATAGTGAACTAGTAATTCCTTAGAAACTACGACTATAACCCAAGCAATTCATGTACTACTATGTAAGGTCATACACAAGCAAACacataattagttattaattataattgggctatgtaagatttatctaaaGCAATTAAGCAAacacaattatgatcacaattatGTTCTCCAACACAGCTAAGTTTGCTACTTTTATTACTTAATTTATATGTGGTTactcctagctctagcaatttaatggtcactaaactattaggtaaacaagttcatgtaatttaatggtcactaagctactcTAAACTTGAATTTAAGCAgcaaagttacaaactttaacatgttaggtaatgataatcaaacacaagcataAATCCAACTTTATAAAATCTAGTAAATACTAAACTAACTCATAGATTCAGGGTTTCATCTAGCTAAATGAAAGTAAACTAGTTTAGCTACTCATAGCTGAAATCaaacacacaagttcataagaaaTTGACATGGCTAAATTAATGTAAACCGAATGTAGAGTTATAGTCTTCAAATTATTGATCTTCAAGCAATATCTCCTTCCAATGTATGTTTTTTGCAGGTTTCTGACCTCTAAATTCAAGTATCTCTGAATATCCTTTATCTAAAAGCTCTTTCAATTGATAATGcaaagggatatatatatatatatatatatatatatatatatatatatgtgtgtgtgtgtgtgtgtgtgtatacagtTTTCACAAAATCGTGGCTCACATCGTGAGATAGGAGTCCCACGTCGTGAGCTTGTCACATCCGGTCCTTATTATTCAAGAGTGTCTTAATTGGCTGCAAAATGTAAATTAATTCAGTAAGTATCACACATCTTTTGCAATTAACCAAAATATTActcaaaatgtattaaaatattacctaaaagtatttataaatatggaaatatcaatggtggacaaggagatgaagaaggcaagATACCATGAGATGATGAGGAGTGATATTCCGCAATTTGTGAGCCGATCTAGTTGAAGgacattggaggatatgattgtGAGAGCCAGAGAGAGATTGATCTTGGAGTGAAGCTTAGAGATCCAGAATTAGCACTTTTTTTGCAAGCCATTGAAGGTATAAGGTTTTTAGCTTGATAAATCCTTGTGTGGATCCAGTTTGGGTTGATTTATGActtattttggtcccttttggttgGTCCTTGTGAGTAAAGGTCATTCCAAgagtttagcctctagatctggACGTTTTAGAGGTCCCTGATGCATAAAAATGTCACCTTTATGGGTTTTGTGTATCCATGCAACAAAGTTGATGTCTAATTTTATGGAGCTAAGATGCTATATTTGGACTTTGGAGTATTTTTAGCCATGCAATGGCTTAAAGccttcgactttatgggttaggaCCTTAATGTGAAGATATCTTGTGGATCAGATAGTAAGTTATGAAGTGATTAAgtcattttgccaaagatttgGGATTAGACCGGTATGTAGGGCGTACTCCTAGGTACGTTGAGCATACTGGTTGCGAGATGTGTTTGCATTGATCGCGTACGCAGCTCGTACGAGCTTGGTACGCCAAGCGTATGCTAGTCTGGGCCGAAGAGATTGTGGATTTGTATTTTTGGGCCATGCTTTAGACTATTAAGATTTGGGCCTTTGTATGGCCATTAGACTACTGATTTTGGACTTGCTTGTACTTTTGGGCTTCCTTTGATTTAGGCCCATaatgggttttgggcccaatttggaagattggtcCATATTGGGCTTTAGGTTGCCAAATAGGATTTGGGTCTTTTGAATATTGGATTGGTCCTTGGTTTTGGGCTATGTAAGAACaaggataaaatggtattttaccctggTTATGGGCTAGGCAGCTTAGACTCTTGGTCTTGGgtcgggatccaattattaattggacaTTATTTCGATGATGATAGCGCAAGGATCTTCCGGACCAGCCGACGATTTTTATTTTGAGTATTTCAGCagctagaggtgagtttcctcactgtgtttagcgggtcgaaggaaccaatgccaACTCATGGTTTGTTAAGTTAGGATGCTAGATAtttgcgtgactcttgcatgtgttatgtgcttatatgctagAGGTGAGTTTCAtcactgtgtttagcgggttGAAGGCACTAATACAAGCTCATGGTttgttatgttaggatgctagatgtttgcgtgactcttgcatgtgttatatgCTTGTACGCTTAACGGGTGGGGACCGATGACCATTTTGTaagctatttatctttgtgattattgcatgtgttatgtgtttatctgtttatttgttatatgtataTCGGACGAGGCCCGATGACTaacagatatgtataccgagcagggccctttatgtgtttattatgtatggtaagtggtattttgggtaactcactaagctttgtgcttaccgttttcagtctatgtttcaggtacttctggttcgaaggggAATAGTTTGGGATGACTGCAGTGTACACACCACTTCATTCCGTATTTTgtgattactctgatgttttatgATGTATTTGCTACACTTTATTCCACCATTTTTTCATGATGAGGTTTTggataataattttattaatttaaaaacgaaaattttttgGATAATGGTTTCATTATGATGTATTTGCTACCCTTAGTTCTACCATGGTCTGTACTTTGTAACCTATGTTTCTGTAtcgattatgacatccttagaaTTTTATTGAGACAATCACTTGTActcaaaatatttaaaatgtaTTGGGAATTTTCGCATCAATGATAATAAAattttaagggggtgtttggattagctttttaGCTTATTGTTTATAACTTATTTGTGGtgagaataagcaataagcaataagcatgggGAAGGATGtttattaaaattagcttatttagcttaataaactggattttatccaaacactcaaatTATCTTATTGTGAAAATAAGCAATAAACACctctttttttcctatccaaacaaCCCTAATAAggataaaagaaaagttttaattgggaATTTCTGCATCAATGATAATGGAGGTAAACACATTCTTCACAATCCTTCTCCATTGCTAGTATACTATGCGACCAACATCGTCATATTCTCATAAAACCACCCCCATCGCAGCTGACAACCACCACCGTTTACTCCTCACCGAGCCCTAATCGGAGACATATCCATTGTCGCCGTCAGCCAGCAATCACCAATTGAATTGGATTTCACAATCGAAGACATCTCAAATGATCGATTCCCCTGCCCGAAAATCACGTATTATGTTCCAATCGAACGAACAAACCAGCTTTAGTGTTAGTTTGGATGTTGTTGCGATCAACAATCGGCTTTACACTATAAAAAAAATCACAATGAAAAATTGAATCATCATCAGCACCATCTCCACTTCCGGATATAGAGCTATTTCTCTTAATTGTTGAGGCTATGAACTATAAGATCCAGCTTCCTATACAAAGAAATTTGGATTCTTCGATCCCATCGATGATCTTTTCGTAATCCttgatttttttttggaattggTAAGGTGCGTCAACTAATTGATGCAACTAACAGTAGGTTTTGAACTTTTGAATAACTCATTGGAGCGATTGATTGTTTATTTCAACAGTTCATACATATCATCGTTTCTGCTAAATTTCCTAATGTGTTTTCGATTCCTAATTCAACCCAGTTTAATGAATTTTAGTGTGTATTCACTCCCAGGTGTAGGTAAATCATGTTTGTTGTTGCAATTCACCGACATGAGGTTTTAACCAGTTCATGACTTGACTATTGGAGTCGAATTTGGTGGTCGTACGGTCGCCATTGATGGTAGCCCATTAAGCTTCAGATTTGGATATTGTATGTGTTTTTTAACTTGTATCATTTGCTTGATCCTTGTTGCTACTATTTAAATGACTTCTAGTTTCCTAATTCTTCAATCGATCATGCCATGTAATATGTAGATTTTTACTTTTTCTGCGTACTTTCTTGATGATCATTATAATGattcataaattaatttaatatGCATCAGGATAGCCAAGAATCATTCAGATCAATCGCCAGATTGTATTGCAGAGGAGCAGCCAGAGCTCTTTTGGTTTATGGCATCAACATGTAGCTATCAAATCATATCATATGTAACGGTTTTCGTATATACAAGTTGAAGTTGTATTCATTATCTATTTTGTTTAACTGATTTCATGAGAAAAATATTCAATCATATAGTTGGATGGTTTTAAGATGCAAGACAATATGTCAATCCCAACATGACAATCATAGGTCTCCAACCACTATTTCTGCCAAGAGTAGAACATTGATTGTTTCGTAGAAAAAGATGaatcttttgctttttttttttaaaaaaaattaaagatcaTTGGTTATTaatcatttaaaataaaaataattgacATATTGGATCTCATATTTATAATACGTCTCTAACGCGTTGTTTCTGGGTTCTACTTAAGGAGAGATACGGATTGATATAGAGGGAAAGTGAGGGATGTCAAAGGAAAATCGTGTTCCAAAGTTTCATTAATGGAAGGAAAGTGAGGGGAAAGAAAGGATTTCGGAGCCATATTTTACTTCGAAATTAGGCAAATTTTGGAAGAAAGTGAGGAAAAAGAAAATCTTtaagtttattttctttttcctctTACCTTGGGAacacaaaaacttaaaatttttcttttatttcattcaaaCTAGAAAACATGGAATAAATTCTTTCCCATCCCTTTCTTTCTCTCAATATTTTACTTTCCTTTACtttattgaattaaaaaaaaatacctaGGGACAAGGCTAAGCTTATGTTAACAACTAGTTATGAGACCCAcgtattacatgggttaatttaaaatatatatatatatatatatatatatatatatatatatatatatatatatatatatatatatatatatatatatatatatgaaggtttAAATAATTGGGAACtatgaatttataataaaataaaaaaaaataatgaattattaaaattaaattttttatcttttaaatttaaacaaataatttaaataaatatacaaaataaacaatgaactttaatttaaaattttcaaaagtagaatgtaagtttattaatgaaattgatatttatttattattatatttattgcaattattacattaaagtattatataaaatttaataaaataaaaaactcataaaataagatgtgaaaaaaaattaattcaaaattatcacaaattaacatttatgaaaaaaaaaaaaaacatgttatggCAAAACAATTCTTTATTTATTCGGGACGACGTATTTTTGTATGGAAGCCCATTTTCAACTCAAAGCTTTATAAGAAGTTTGATTTTGCTTATTGGGCCATTTGGCCCAAATGAAAAGCTCAACTAAAGCTCCATGGGCCAACCGCCGCCGATGATCTCAAACTCTCCTCCGGTCTCCTTCTCTATCCCTCTAATGGCGCCTCCAAGGATTCTATTGACTGGAGATCCCCTTGGCCACCTAAATCAGCTCTTCAAACGCGTTTCGTCGGTATATATACAAACACAAtcatttatatgttaatatgcGTAAGAATTGATATTAAGTTTTTTGAATTTTGCACTTTGTTTTGTGGTTTTAGGTTAATAAATCAACCGGTCCATTTGATGCCGTATTATGCGTCGGGCAGTTCTTCCCGGAATCGTCCGAGCATTTGGAGGAGCTGACTGAGTACGTAGAAGGTCGGAAGAATATCCCGCTACCGACCTATTTCATCGGCGATTATGGAGCTGGAGCTGCCAAGGTCCTATCAGCTGCTGCGAAGGAGTCTGGTAATCAAGGGTTTAAGATGGATGGCTTGAAGATTCGGGATAATTTGTACTGGTTGAAAGGCAGTGGCAAGTTCACACTCCATGGTATGTTTTTGATTGTTAGAATGCATAATAAATCTATAATGCAATAGAAATGTACTTGTTATCTTCCAACTTCTTTTCGTTTCAGTAGTTACCTAACTGTGATTGCTGATTACCGTACTCATATCTAGGTTTATCTGTGGCATACTTGTCCGGTAGGCGATCACCAAGTGGTCTAATTTATGGAACTTATACTCAAGATGACATCGATGCTCTGAGGGCATTAGCTGAAGAACCTGGAATCATAGACATATTCCTCACATATCCTTCTTACCTCTTTCACTCCATTCTATTTCTTATAGTTACATGGGTGATGAGTTTATATCATAAGGTTTCATTTCCTTAACTACTACTTACTAATGAATGGCCCGATGGAATCTTGAATAGAGCTTCAACATCCAATATTCCTCCAGGAATATCAGATTCCACAGGTAGTGATGCTGCAATATCAGAGCTAGTTGCAGAAATCAAACCCCGGTAAGTTTAAAATTCAAATCTTACAAGTTTATTTATGGTTGATCTCAATTACAGTTGCTCTTATGGTCTATGGTCTATGGTAGGTACCATGTTGCAGGATCTAAGGGTGTATATTATGCCAGAGAACCATATATGAATGATGATGCTGCACATGCAACCCGTTTTATTGGATTAGCCCCAGTAGGAAATGCATCTAAGCAGGTTGGTTTTACACTTTAGTCAACTATTTAACTATTATTAATCCTCATTTTCTTGCTATGTGTAAATTTCTCTCAGAAATTTATTCATGCAATTTCTCCAACTCCAGCATCTACCATGTCTTCTACTGAGATATCTACTAAACCACCAAACACCACCTTATCTCCATATACTCAAGCAGAACCAGAAAAAAGATCTGCTGAAAGTCTTTCAGATTCACAGTATTGGCGATATGATGTCTCAAAAAGACAAAAACTTGGAAGTGGTGAGAGTGATAAGTTGTGTTTCAAATTCATTTCTTCCGGTTCTTGTCCACGTGGCGACACGTGTCACTTTCGCCATGATATGGAAGCAAGGGAACAATCCATGAGAGGTGTATGTTTTGAGTTTTTGAATAAAGGGAAATGTGATAGAGGTGAAGATTGCAGCTATAAACATAGTTTGCAGGAAAAAGGAAATTCAAGATCAAAGGAATGTTGGTTTTGTTTATCGAGTCCAAATGTGGAATCACATTTGATTACCAGTGTTGGTGAGAATTGCTACTGTGCTCTTGCTAAAGGGCCATTGGTTCAAGATCATGTACTTATATTACCAATTGAACATCTACCAAATACTCTCACTTCACCTCCAGAATGTGAGATAGAGTTGGTTAGATTTCAGAAGAGTCTTAAAGATTATTTCAAGAGCCATGGAAAAGAAGTTGTTTTCTTTGAGTGGGTTTACATAAGAGCAACTCATGCTAATCTACAGGCCATTCCAGTTCCTTTATCAAGAGCATCTGCTGTTCAGGATATCTTCAATTTAGCTGCTGAAAAGTTGGGATTCAAGTTTATGGTGCTTAAAAGTAAGTggctgtttcttttttacttaatgagCTTAATCTTTTAAATACTTTTTTTCTTGATCTTGATGgaatgacttaatgggttaagccaaaaaaaaaactgacttaatgtaagggtaaaatggtcattaggTTGAATCTTGatccttttttattattattattgtaggtGACAAGAGTTCAGAGGGAAGAAAATTGGTGCGTAGGGAGTATGATGGAAAAAGTAGTTTATTTTATGTGGAACTCCCTGGAGGTATAATATTATCACATGTGGTTGAAGAGAATGAGAAATTTCCAGTGCAATTTGGTCGTGAGgtaataaattattattattattattattattattatttggtgTATAAAATTTATGGATATATAATGGAAatgggaattttttttttttttttttgtgaattgcAGGTTTTGGCAGGGTTGTTAAACATGGCAGATAGGGCTGATTGGCGGAATTGTAAGCTTAGCAAAGATGAAGAATTAAAAATGGTTGAAAGATTTAAGACGAGTTTCCAAGAATATGATCCGAATAACTAATTCATGAATGTGTATTGAGCATAGGAAAGATTGTGGAAAGTTGTTTACATGATCCAATTGACCAAGtcatttttttttcatctttttttggTGTGGAAAACGttattggtaaaaaaaaatcTTATGATTTCTAATTTTCTATGCTCTAAAATGTAGTAGAGGTTGACTTGTCAAATAGGAGTAGTTTAATAATATTATATTACTAAGTTGATCAAATACTAGaattaatcttattaatatattcgGATGATAAAACAGCCCCtttgagaaaattttatcctggttttgtaaaacatcaaGTAGCATGTATTTTCAATCACAAAACATAACTAATTCATCAACATACATAGTATAAATGAATATTAAAAGAGCCAATTCATCAACATCAATGTTATGTGAAAAATGATATTGAATTGGAGAAATTTAACATCAAATTTGATTGAAAAATTGAGTTTTGATTTTGGGTTGGAGTGGAGTGGGGAGATGTTTAAGTTATAAGTAGATGTTTTTTCGTTTCACTGTTCGAGGGTATTATTGTCCTTCACAATATAACATCTTTTCCCTTTAAAAAAGACGTCAAAGAGTTGATACGTTGTAAAACCCACCATAACCCTACCCCTGCGGCGCCGGAAACAACTCCCAAGTTCGATCCTACGCATGGCTCCAGTTACCTCCGGCGAGGATCAATCAAAACAGAGAATCCATCGAGATACAGTCAGGAAAGCTCTCATGTCTTTGATTAAATGGAAAAGAAAGCAAGTCTCCGATCAGAAAGAGTCGATTTCCGGCGACGTTGATGATTTCATCTATCTTCTCTTAACTCTCAAGAAAATCCCAAACAAAGACTTCACCAAAAGCCCTAACAAAATACCCATTCCCCACTCTCTACAAACTTCGCCGGAATTCTCCCGCAGTTGTCTCATAATCGATGACCGGCCAAAACCCAACTCTCAGAAACTAACCGTCGAATTCGCCGACAAAAAAATCAAATCTTTAGGCATACCCATCTCGAAAATCCTCAAACTCTCCAAGCTCAAATCAGATTACAGATCATTTGAATCAAAAATGGAACTATTAAACTCATTCGATATCTTCTTGGCTGACCGGCGAGTAATCGACATGCTGCCGGGGATATTGGGCAAGGTGTTCTACAAGAACAAGAAAAAGATTCCGGTGCCGGTGGAATTAAAGCGAGATGGCGATTGGAAAGAGGAGATTGAAATGGGGTTTTGTTCTTCTTTGTTGTGGTTAAGTAAAGGGACTTGTAGTGTGGTGAAAGTGGGTAAATTTGAAGGAATGGATGTGGAGGAGATTGTTGATAATGTGGTGGCTGCCGTCGATgaagtggtggaggtggtgcctAAGAAATGGGTGGGGGTGAAATCGTTTCATTTGAAGTTTTTTGATTCATTAGCATTGCCGATTTATCAAAGAAAGGAGGATCTTATTCGTGAGAATGGGATTACAAAAGTGTAGGTGAAATATGAATCAAATTCTcaagttttgttttgtttttgttggtGGTTGTATTTGCACTAGAAATACATTTTTATGATTGTTGAACTACATCACATTTAACAGTTAAAAGTAGTTGTTGGACATAAGTTATGGTCTTAAGTATGTGTTGTTTTGTTTTAGGTTTTTATTTAAAATGATTAATCAAAATAAGTTATCATTCTAGATTTATACTCTATTATTTTTACTAAATTTTCTATGCTTTAAGCATGTAATCCTTATAAACTGTCACCATTATAGGTTATCAGCAAAGATTGATAAATTAATGGAAATTCTTTTAGtgtcatggtttttttttttttttttttttttgcattctcGTTTATAATGTCATTCTCATTGGTTTTTTTTTGGATAATAATAACTTAtattatataaaacataaaagctTAAAACCTTTTAACATCATATTTTCTTCTCTTTCTTTATTGCAAACGGGAGTTTTCGCCTTTTCATTTTGGGCACATATCTTTCCTTCTGTTTCTTTTCTTTACTAATATCTTATCAACTACaacctataatagcttactaatATTTTATCAACTTTGGGGCACATATCTAATTCTATTAATGTCTTATCAACTACAACCTATAATAGCTTACTGTTCACCTTCTCTATaagataataaataaaaaaaacgtaATTGATTTTAagtaaaacaaaaatatatatttagacAACATCACAATAAGAATcggttaaaaaaaattacatattcatataaactaaattaatacgacctaaacaaaaaaatattattagAAAACATGAAAGTAATATTCCAACTAAATTTTTCTACGTTACTAACCACACACACGTTTAtaagtttttataaattttatttattattattgttttttacTTACTTAAAGTTGTCATCATATAATAATAATCTTCAACTGTATCCTACTATAGCATTTATTACCAACCCACTGCATAACAAGCCACGTGCTATTCTCGATTACTTTGCAATTAATCAATAAGCAATGCTACAAACAGGAAAACATCACAAATGAAAGTCTATAACTACAGCTTACATTATCCACATGCACAAAATGACAATATACCACACGTTTAtaagtttttataaattttatttactATTATTGTTTTTTACTTACTTAAAGTTGTCATCATATAATAATAATCTTCAAGTGTAACCTACTATAGCATTTGTTACCAACCCACTACATAACAAGCCACGTACTATTCTCAATTACTTTGCAATTAATCAATAAGCAATGCTACAAACAGGAAAACATCACATATGGAAGTCTATAACTACAACTTACATTATCTACATGCACAAAATGACAATATACCACACATATAAATTGTAACTTTGAAAACTAAATCTAAACCACATCGCATCATAAATATCAAAATGAATAGTACAGATTTCAATAACACTTTGATGATTATGATCGACTTCCTTCCTTAGAAAAATTGCAGACATACTTGAAGCAATTCAATCGAGGTTAGAAGAAAGTTTCACAATTGACGAAAATATCCGACTATACATAACAAATCACGATGACGACGTTGATGTTCAAACACTACGTAACATGTGCTGCTTGACAACCACTACGAGACAACAAAAATGACCAACACCATCCATGAAATGCAGGATAAATACGACGCCCTTATCAACAATCTCAAACAACAAATCAAGAAACTCCCTGAAGACAAGCATCCTTATAAGTAATATGTTTATCTATTTAGTGATGTTCTACTATAAATAAACAATATGTATCTATGCAACCCTTAAGGAAGTAATCTTTTGCTATGAATATTATGTTGGTATGTAACTATCCTTATACAAGAAATCTGATGTTGTAAATATTTTGTTGCTATGTCTAAGTCTTACGTAACTGTTATGCAAAACTGTGATGTAGTTTAATTCCAAAACCGCAGCGCCGAAGGCACACTGATTCCATTCTAGTTGGTAACATAGATTAGGTTTTGTTCACATTTAattctttgtatttttttttcacataTTAGTATTAAACTTGTTTGGAATGTTCATATTGTATCCTTATGACGAGTTGATGTAGGTTTTAGTTGGTTTCCGGCGTCTCTGGTAGCTCCGGTCATTTTCTTCAGTGAGTCTCCGGCTAATATGATTTTTCCGATGAGTTCTTGGCACATCAGAACACGAACACACATACTCCAGTGAGTTTGTGATTCAATAATCAGCACACTTATGAACATatccatacatacatacacacactcgAATGTGTGCAAGAAGCCAAGAACAAACCAAGATTCTGATAAATCAACAACAAACACACATTTGGAAATCGTGAATATGTGTTCATGTGTTTACGAGCATATGTGAATGATGTTCATCCGTAGTAAATCTGAAAAACCTAAACTATATCACCCTTATAAGCCAT
This window encodes:
- the LOC111894658 gene encoding zinc finger CCCH domain-containing protein 64; translated protein: MGQPPPMISNSPPVSFSIPLMAPPRILLTGDPLGHLNQLFKRVSSVNKSTGPFDAVLCVGQFFPESSEHLEELTEYVEGRKNIPLPTYFIGDYGAGAAKVLSAAAKESGNQGFKMDGLKIRDNLYWLKGSGKFTLHGLSVAYLSGRRSPSGLIYGTYTQDDIDALRALAEEPGIIDIFLTNEWPDGILNRASTSNIPPGISDSTGSDAAISELVAEIKPRYHVAGSKGVYYAREPYMNDDAAHATRFIGLAPVGNASKQKFIHAISPTPASTMSSTEISTKPPNTTLSPYTQAEPEKRSAESLSDSQYWRYDVSKRQKLGSGESDKLCFKFISSGSCPRGDTCHFRHDMEAREQSMRGVCFEFLNKGKCDRGEDCSYKHSLQEKGNSRSKECWFCLSSPNVESHLITSVGENCYCALAKGPLVQDHVLILPIEHLPNTLTSPPECEIELVRFQKSLKDYFKSHGKEVVFFEWVYIRATHANLQAIPVPLSRASAVQDIFNLAAEKLGFKFMVLKSDKSSEGRKLVRREYDGKSSLFYVELPGGIILSHVVEENEKFPVQFGREVLAGLLNMADRADWRNCKLSKDEELKMVERFKTSFQEYDPNN
- the LOC111894663 gene encoding uncharacterized protein LOC111894663, coding for MAPVTSGEDQSKQRIHRDTVRKALMSLIKWKRKQVSDQKESISGDVDDFIYLLLTLKKIPNKDFTKSPNKIPIPHSLQTSPEFSRSCLIIDDRPKPNSQKLTVEFADKKIKSLGIPISKILKLSKLKSDYRSFESKMELLNSFDIFLADRRVIDMLPGILGKVFYKNKKKIPVPVELKRDGDWKEEIEMGFCSSLLWLSKGTCSVVKVGKFEGMDVEEIVDNVVAAVDEVVEVVPKKWVGVKSFHLKFFDSLALPIYQRKEDLIRENGITKV